The genomic region aattttctcaattataggacaaaatgttaaattttaaaaaaataaaataaaaaaatgcaaatgaCGGGGATCAAGagtgcaaaaagaaaaaaaaggagaaatatGAAAGATGTATACGTTATCCCTATGCCCGCAACCTTTTTCACTTTGTATAAAAGCGTACAAAATTGGAGTAAAAAAAGGGTTTTCACAGAGCTGTCGCTTTTACCGGAGGAAATGTGAGTTAAATTCTGAAATTTGAATGCTGTCTGTCACTTTTACTTAAATAAAGGCTATTGAAGAAAAACATGCTTTCAGTACCTTGAAAATCTTGGCTTCTTTGATTTTAAgcgttattttattttgcatgcaGGCGGAGAGGGGTTCTATTCATGGGCTGCGCCGCCTCTAAACTCGACCAACTCCCGGCGGTCTCTTTTTGCCGCGACCGCTGTGACATCCTCGACGACGCTCTCCGGCAGAGCTACGCCCTTGCCGATGCACACGTGGCATACATGCAATCGCTCAAGACTTTGAGCCCCACTCTTCGGCATTTCTTCGATCAATGTTTCAAATCTACGTCTGGCAATGACTCCGCCGTCTCCACCGAGAAACCGCCGAAGCAAGCTTCTCCCCTCTCCTCGCCGGACCGTTCTCTCTCGAGTTCAAACTCAGATTCGCACATTCAGTTCGATACTGATTTGGAAGAGGATGAGGCAGACAAAGATTTCAGTACTTCTTTAAACGAAATACATTCAAGTTATCATAATCATGGCATCCTTACATCCTATTCTTTGCCTAATCCTAATTACCACGGTAATACCTACCAGAACAGCGAATTCAGTGGTTCAGGCTGGAAAACACCGCCACCTCCGGCTCCGAAGAGCGCAGCTTGGgattacttgaatttttttgatgaaCTTTACGAGAGATACGAGTTGCCTTATACTTCGAGCAAAGCTGTGAAGAACAAAGAAGGATCTAATGACGATGAAGCACAGCTAGTAAAACAAATTCATGGAGAAGAAAAATCCATTGCAAATGATAGAAAAgcaaaaggagaagaaaagccGAGAGGAGAAACTGTTtcagtaaagaagaaagtagaTTCAGCGACCGAGAAAGTTGAGAAGACGACTGATTTAAAAGAACCCAAAGTTCAAAACGATAAACTAAGTGTTTCTGAGGTAATGAAAGAATTGCAGGTTCTGTTTGAGAAAGCTTCTGAGTCCGGAAACGAAGTTTTGAAAATGCTCGACACTGGAAAATTTCGTTACCATCACAAAAAATCTGTTTATCAAGGTGAGGTCTTAAAAATTCCCTTAACAAACAGTGGGTTTGGAATTTCAATTGCAAATAGTTTTGATGGTTTGTGTGATGTAGGTTCTACCCAGATACTTCATATCATTACTTCAAATTCATCGGAAACAGAGACCTTACTGTCGAAAGACAAGGTTAGTTCAACGGAGAACGATGAGATTGATAATGCACAGAATCTATCTTCCATTCTCAGGAAATTGTGCATGTGGGAGACCAAACTCTATGACGAAGTCAAGGTATGGGTCATGAATCAAAGATGCTTTTGATTTTCACTTTaccttttttaacttttacttTTACTTCATGTTTGAAGGCTGAGGAAAAGCTGCGTATAATTCATGCAAAGACGTGTAGGCAGATGAAAAGCTTGAATCAGAAGGGTGGTAATGCTCGCAGAGTTGATTCCACTAGAACTTTGATAAGGGCTGTATCTACTAAGATGAGAGTCGCAGTTCAAGTTATTGACAAGGTAGCAGTTACTATAAATAAGCTAATGGATGAGGAGTTGTGGCCAGAGGTCAATGAACTGATTCACAGGTACATTTTACAATTCCCAATAACTCAATGAATTGGTTGAAGAAAGGTGACTAACTGCAATTTACTTTGTTTTTAGATTGTTTAGAATGTGGAAGGTAATACTAGAATGCCATAGCTGTCAGTGCCAAAAGGTTATGGAAGCCAAATGTTTGGATTTCATTGCTCTGAATGATAAGCTTAATGATTCTCATCTTGAAGTGGCAATGAGACTAAAGCTTCAACTTCAAAACTGGAGTCTTAGTTTCTTTAGTTGGATTGAAGCTCAGAGGGGGTTTGTCAAAGCTTTGAATGGTTGGCTTCGAAGATGTCTCCTATATGAACCTGATAAAGCAACAGATGGAGTATCACCTTTATCTCCTGTTAGAAGCAGAACACCAACAGTGATTGTGATCCTTAATATGTGGTCGGAAGCTATGGATAAAGATAAACTGCCGGAGAAGGAAGTGGGTGAAGCGGTACATGGATTGTTAATGAGTGTGAACCAAGTGGTGGAACAGTATAATGTAGATTTGCAGCAAAGGATTATTGCTGATAAGGATATGGAAAGAAAAGTAAAGATCTTAGAAAAAGAGGGGCAAAAGATGCAAAAGTTAATGCAAGCTCAAGTGAAGAAGATGACACGGATCGCAAGGGAAGAAAGCGATGTCCTTCTACCGAGAGACGCCACGCCTCGTAGTGATATCAGGGATGCTACTAGTTTAGTAAATGGTCTAAAGCAGATTTTCATGGGAATGGAGAAGCTTGCTAACCATTCCAGGCAAGCTTATGAGGAGCTTCATAAATACATGGAAGAGAGCAGGGCCACTCAAGAATACCCTTAAACATCTCATGCTTAATGTATAATTGCTTAGTTATTATGGAAAATTATTAGATTGTGGTATTGGCAGGGGATCTAAAACTGGCTGATTCAGACTTGGTTTACCCTGATGCATGGCTCTGAAATAACTCATAGCTATTGCCTTTTTGAAGATCAGGTTTTGATTGTATTTTGCCTAAAATTTGCCAATGTGCTTCGGCAAGGTAGCCAATTTTTTATATCGACAACACTGTATACTAGCCaccatattattaatttcttattcCTTTTTACCTTTCATCCTTCCATTGTTTAAGCAAGTCGGTTCGATAATTAGATAAGTAGAATTTAGATTGTTGCAGGGAAGCTAGTTTCTTGATTACTTTTTAAGGTTAAGCtagaatcaattaaatttatttagttaaattaaattattagttcaTATTCTCCAATTAGATTATTCTAAGtgtttatacttttttaattttgaaatttcaatcttgcAAAATGATAGTCACTAATTCATAAGTAGATTTTAGTAAGTAATCTATGAAAACAATAATACTACGTTTGGTTCATTgtaatagaataaaattgtaATCGAATAAAAGCGTAATAGTATTCTcatgtttggttgaatgaaatgacGTTGTAATAGCATactgaaaaaaaattgaaatgattagAATACCCTTAGTAGAATCTACCTAAGAATTTATATTAGGTaggttattattgttattgttattaaattttaacagattattataaaaataatttaatcatattttaatataattattattaaataaaatttaataaaaataaaatatataatttaatattaaaacatttcaaatattttattttatattttctaagtcCAAGTTTTCAAACACTAATATGGAAATTAACTTTTTTGTTATTCAATGTTGTATGGAATAACCATTCTTTGGTAtcaccaaagaatatacaaaataatgaTCCTTCTATAATGAGTATTATGTTCAATCATACAAAGGAATAGTTTACTAATCAATGAATAAGGGAGAAATGCTATTCTATTTCCCGAACCAAACATGATGTTAGTTCGCATGGCATTACTGATTATACACTTGGTgcattagaatttaaaaataacaaaacttaaaaaaaattaataaggaCTTAAaagggcaatttaccaataaaagccctttttttccaaatttaccgaaatgggcacattttttaattatttaccggaatggtccttttccgtgaaatcgcgcccacgtcagcgcgatgtcatggaacgcgccaggaaatcgcgtccacgtcagcgcgacttgctgacgtggaaggaaattACGCCCTTAAGGAcacgatttccttccacgttaGCAAGtcgcgcttacgtggacgcgatgtcgtCCGTGCGTGAACAGTatccccccaacggtaaaaaaaaaactataaatacccccacccctttttattttttcacaaacaaatcctctcTAATATTTCTTCTcaattcctctcaatttccttccaaatttctctcaatttccttctaaaattctctcaaactcatatttcatttcaattttctctcaatttccttctaaaattatttcaaatccatatttaatttcaattttctctaaatttccatttttaaaataattttaatttttttatatttttataaatcgtaaacatttgtacgatttcatcaatggcagaatcattgactcgtcttgataggCATCACgtatcggtggaacaaatgaaaatggtaagtattaaattaaatttttaaatattatttaagaattttttatttatgtatttttagataattattaatttattatttgttataaaagtctgaagatcgggtattggaatgccatatccggaatatgcatgctcctccatcaccgttagtagagaactacctgcgggaagcgggtttttgacacgaggcgacggtaggccggggatgcaagttggacccgaaactgaccagtgcgttgatcgagaggtggagacccgagacgcacacattccatcttccatgtggagagtgcactatcactctagaagatgtcgaTCTGCGATTGAGATTGCTTGGTGGGCGGGCACTCAAcacgggtctgcccaatctaacaattgggaggcggtgtgctacgagcttttgggcgctattccggagaaaatgaaaggaggtaaggtcgagataggctggttacgtgacacattccctgatccggatgaagaatcaaccgaaattgaaagaatacgatatgctcgggcatacattcttcaattaagtggaggttatctgatgctcGACACGTCACGGAaccgcgtacatctaagatggctgctaaaactcgttgattttagaggagccggtgaatttagttgggggtctgccgtcttggcaacgttgtatcgggagatgtgcggggtgACACGACTGAGGAAAGCAaacatcggaggttgcctgtcactactgcagtcatgggcacggtttcgttttccatttctacgtcctcgagtgaaccacccatatacattcccactcgtaacgaggtaaattttatattgcattttacaattattatgtagattatttaaaaataaaagtatgctaaaaatttatttaattaggtggaaccatccggcaagttatgctcgattaccgtccactcttgaagatatacggcttctataggaccaacagtcggaagcagaagtaagtattattgcaaatagatatttccatacattcgctagtcgattgatatttagtatttagtatttagtgttatgtatataactaatactcctatcatgttcatatagtttcaatggacaccatatgaggatccggcaattcgggcagtaatcttggaagagtttttacaaaattcgaGCGCTTTGCAGGTGAAAGTCGTGTTGATAAACTACGCAACCGTGGAGCCgcaccagacagacagagtgctGCGACAGTTtagatgtagacaaccgattcccgtggaccctgaggtgtttgacgatcaccacaaaatcgaccttcggctattaggtacggattggcTTAGATACTAGTCCGAGTTCACGGAAATGTGGGCAAATCGGTATGAAcatctacctactcgggaaccaatcatcgttccagagttagcgtgcattccagaatacatgccatggtttaggatctatggcaagccgtatttactgacgccagaggagaggcagcgacaaatacgtgtcgaaagggaaaggcgcgggcctctaaatccaagacgacaaaacgacgaaggcagcccctcaacgaggcccagacattcaccccgctcatcatcagcggccatgcaatcacaaggcccaacgagagcaccgacgcagtcaCCCAACGCAGCAattcaaccgatgatacccaTGCAACCGCTTTTTCAGATGATTCCAGGTGCGTTTcttagcccttatatgtaccctaacccttatatgtatcctttttcgagtcctatggcaggttggagccaaatgcccggttcagctccatttcctgttatgccgaGCGGAtcgccgatgtataggccagcggcgcacgagggatcgcaaggggggccgttggggagctctcctttttaccaatccccacaaACGTATGGGTTTCAGACACCGTCcccgttcatgatgcaaacacctccacatacactattctttgaaggtggatcatcatcc from Gossypium raimondii isolate GPD5lz chromosome 1, ASM2569854v1, whole genome shotgun sequence harbors:
- the LOC128041801 gene encoding nitrate regulatory gene2 protein-like; translated protein: MGCAASKLDQLPAVSFCRDRCDILDDALRQSYALADAHVAYMQSLKTLSPTLRHFFDQCFKSTSGNDSAVSTEKPPKQASPLSSPDRSLSSSNSDSHIQFDTDLEEDEADKDFSTSLNEIHSSYHNHGILTSYSLPNPNYHGNTYQNSEFSGSGWKTPPPPAPKSAAWDYLNFFDELYERYELPYTSSKAVKNKEGSNDDEAQLVKQIHGEEKSIANDRKAKGEEKPRGETVSVKKKVDSATEKVEKTTDLKEPKVQNDKLSVSEVMKELQVLFEKASESGNEVLKMLDTGKFRYHHKKSVYQGSTQILHIITSNSSETETLLSKDKVSSTENDEIDNAQNLSSILRKLCMWETKLYDEVKAEEKLRIIHAKTCRQMKSLNQKGGNARRVDSTRTLIRAVSTKMRVAVQVIDKVAVTINKLMDEELWPEVNELIHRLFRMWKVILECHSCQCQKVMEAKCLDFIALNDKLNDSHLEVAMRLKLQLQNWSLSFFSWIEAQRGFVKALNGWLRRCLLYEPDKATDGVSPLSPVRSRTPTVIVILNMWSEAMDKDKLPEKEVGEAVHGLLMSVNQVVEQYNVDLQQRIIADKDMERKVKILEKEGQKMQKLMQAQVKKMTRIAREESDVLLPRDATPRSDIRDATSLVNGLKQIFMGMEKLANHSRQAYEELHKYMEESRATQEYP